DNA sequence from the Xylanivirga thermophila genome:
TTTAGTAATTTCCATTTCCTTGTTTGTAGGATGCAGTGAAAAAGGAAAAGATGACAATCTTATTAGAATAGGTGTATCACCTGAACCCCATGGGAAAATGGTAGAGCTCGTCAAAGAAGATTTGGAAAAGGAAGGTATAAAGCTGAAGATAATTGAATTTACAGACTATATAAAGCCAAATCTTGCCTTGGCTGAAGGGGAATTAGATGCAAACTTCTTTCAGCATGAACCATATATGAATGAGTTTAAGGAAAAGAAAAAGATAGATATAGTATCCATCGGTGGAGTTCATATTGAGCCAATGGGACTCTATTCTTCAAAGATTGATTCCATAGATGAATTAGAGGAAAATGCTGAAATTGCTATACCAAATGACCCCACAAATGGTGGAAGGGCCCTTTTGCTCCTTGAAAAATTCGGACTTATAAAGCTTAAGGAAGGTGTAGGAGTTTTGGCAACTGAAAATGATATTGAGGAAAATCCTAAAAATTTAAAGATTACACCATTAGAGGCTGCCCAACTGCCAAGGATATTAAAGGATGTAGATGGGGCGGTTATAAATGGCAACTTTGCTCTACAAGCTGGATTAATACCTACTAAGGATGCTGTTATACTTGAGGAAAAGGATTCTCCATATGCCAATATAATAGCAGTAAGGACCGAAGAGAAGGATGAAGAAAAGTTTGTTAAACTGATGGAAGCCCTAAGAAGCGAAAAAATCAAGAAATATATAGAGGAAAACTATAATGAAGGGGTTATACCGGCATTTTAATCCTCAGTTAAAATCATATAATGGGTGAATTTGACAGAGTCTAATATAAATATTAGACTCTGTTTTACTTTAATTTGTAAATTGAATTATAAATTGATGCTATCGGCATTAGCAAAATGATTGCTTAAACAGTAAAATTACGATATAATATTAATATAAATACTAAATTGTGGGAATCAAGAATTAAGAGGAGGGGTATTATGAAGCTTGTCATTGCGGTGGTACAGGATGAAGATGCTCATAAGCTCATATCTACGCTTATGGGGGAAGGATATGGTGTTACCAAATTGGCAACTACAGGGGGCTTTTTGAAGGCAGGGAATACCACACTGCTCATAGGTATAGACAATGATAAGATGGATGAGGTCATTTCTATAATAGAGAAGATATGCAAGAGCAGGAAACAGGTTGCAACTTCCCCATCACCTATTGCAGGTACGGCGGGAGTATATGTGCCCTATCCCGTAGAGGTTACAATAGGCGGTGCTACGGTATTTGTAGTTGATGTGGAGAAGTTCGTTAAACTATGAAAATAGACGGTATAAACTATAGGAGAGAAAATTTCTCCCAGATACAGGATCGTGCATTAGCTATGTCGGCTGGCAGCAATAGTGCTATTTCCTTTGAAGATGCCCTCCATGGCAGCCACTACAAGGTGGTAAGTGAGCAGCTTGCTGAAATTATAGCGGATATAGATGAACAAGGTAGACGCTTGTCAAAAAATAGACGGCTAGAGGATCTTGTGCATTATAAAAGGGCGGTGGCAAGGTTTCTGGATACTGCTATGGAGAATATGTTTGAGCTGAAGAGGGATACCAGCTTTGATAGATGGGGCGGGCACAATATACACACCATAGCAAAGCTGGTAGATGAAAAGCTTGGGGAACTTACAAGGCAGATATTAGACAAGGAGCAAGATAGAATAGATATTGTAAGTATTATTGATGATATTAGAGGACTTTTAATGGATGTTTTTACGTGATAGAATATGTGTAAGTTTTTCTTGGAGGTACAAAACAATATGAATTCATTTAAGATACATGGGCAATCCGTGTTGGTTGATAAGCTATCGGGAATAGTATCCAGCGGGAGGATTGCCCATGCATATTTATTTACAGGACCTGAAGGTATAGGTAAAAGGACTATAGCCGATTGGTTTGCCCAGACGATTCTATGCACAGGCCAAACAGACAAGCCTTGCGGGGTATGTCATTCATGTATACAGTACCAGTCGGGAAACCATCCTGATGTAGTATATGTAGAGCCGGAAGGCAATAAGATAAAAGTAGATTCTATACGGGATAATGTGATAACTGCCGCCCATGTGAAGCCCTATCAAAGCAGATATAAGATATTTATGATAGATGATGCCCACACTATGAATGTTAATGCCCAGAATGCCCTTTTGAAAACATTAGAAGAACCCCCGGACTTTGTTATTATAATGATGATGTCGGATAATGATAACAGTATGCTTCAAACGGTGCTGTCAAGGTGCCAGAGGATTCCTATCCCGCCTTTATCTGATAGTGAGATATGCCAGATAATAAAGGAAAATGTTGAAATATCAGAGGAAGACGCCTTTGTATATGCCAAATTATCAGAAGGGATACCGGGGAGGGGTATTAAATTAGCCGGATCTTCTGATTTTCGTAATCTTCGGAATGGGGTACTTGATATTATGGTAAAGATGTTTAATATACCTATGTGGGAAGTCTTTGAGCATACCAGTTTCTTTATAGAGAACAAGGAAGATATGGGAACTATTTTGGATATATTATTGCTTTGGCTAAGGGATATAATGGTATATAAAGAGACTGGCGATGATAGACTCATTCTAAATATGGATAAAATATCTTCCATAAGGCAGGAGGCAAAACTCTTTACAATAAACGGTATACAATGTATGATAGAAGAAGTGGAAAAAACTAAAAAAATGTTAGATAGTAATACAAACTATCAACTTACAATAGAAAACCTACTTATGGCTTTTAGAAGGGAGAAGGGGCAATATGCTTAAGCAGCTAGTTGCAGGCGTACGTTTTAAAAAAGCAGGAAAAATCTATTATTTTGCTCCCAATGATATAGAACTTTGTGCAGGCGACCATGTAATAGTGGAGACTGCAAGGGGTATAGAATATGGTGAGGTAGTGGTAGCGCCTAAATATGTTTCTGAAGATGATATAGTATCTCCACTAAAAAATGTTATTCGTAAAGCTACTCAAGAGGACGAAGATAAGGTTCAGGACAATTTAAATAAGGCAAAAGATGCCTTTGATATATGTATAAAGAAGATAGAAGAGCATGATTTGCCAATGAAACTTATAGATGTGGAATATACATTTGACAATAATAAGATAATATTCTATTTCACTGCAGAGGGCAGGGTGGATTTTAGAGAGCTAGTAAGGGATTTAGCATCCATATTCCGCACCAGGATAGAGCTTAGACAGATAGGCGTAAGGGATGAGGCCAAGATGGTAGGCGGTCTTGGAATATGCGGTCATAATATGTGTTGCTGTGCATTCTTGGGAGAATTTGATCCCGTATCTATAAAGATGGCAAAGGAACAGGGTCTTTCCCTTAATCCCGCCAAGATTTCCGGTGTATGTGGAAGACTTATGTGCTGCTTGAGATATGAGCAATGTACCTATGAAAAGGCTAGGAGAAAAATGCCCCGCGTGAATGCAGGGGTCATTACAAGCTATGGTCATGGGACTGTAGTAGAAACCAATGTACTACTTGAGACTGCCAAGGTAAAAGTCCTCTTAGAGGATGGTACCTATGAAGTATTGGAATTTAAAGTAGATGATATAGAAGTACTGAAAAACCAGGCTGCTTCTGAGGATATAGATATTGAAATCGACGAGGAATTAGATGAAGAAATAAAATCTTTATTAGATGATTGAAACATTGTATAAACAATGATAAAATGATGTCGATGTTTTGGGGATCCAATGTAAGGAGGTGAGGTCTAAATGGCTCACAAGATTAGCGAGGAATGTATTGCTTGCGGAGCATGTCAGGCAGAATGCCCTGTAGATGCAATCTCTGAAGGTGATGGTATTTATGTAATAGATGCTGACACTTGCATTGATTGTGGTGCTTGTGCAGATGTTTGTCCGGTAGGTGCTCCACAGCCCGAAGAATAATAAAAAGGGACCTGATCGTTTATATGCGATTGGGTTCTTTTTTTGTTATAGCGTCACATTTCAAGGTAAAGGTTACAAATATTAAGATACTAGGTCCGCAAGGAGTATGGTATAATATACGGGGTAAAAAAACAGGCTATTATAATAGTCAATATATAAGGATATAAAGGTGTATATTATGAGAATTGCTATAGAGATACAGCCCATTTTAGAAAAACATATGACTGGAGTAGGCTTTTATACCTACGAGATGGTGAAAAGGTTAAGGGATTTAAAAGCTTTAGAAGATGAGTACTATCTTTTGGGTATGGATTTTTTTAATAATGCCAATAGATTGGATCCATATCTTGATAAAAAGGTAGAGCTTAGGACAAATGGCATGATGCACTATGGCATATACAGACGTATATGGCATCTAATGCCATTTTTAGATTATGGCAAATTTTTTGGTACTGAGGCCGATATATTTCATTTTTTTAATTTTGTATCCCCACCCTATGTAAAGGGTAAGACCATAGTTACGGTATATGATATGGTATATAAGATGTTTCCCGATACTATGGAAAAGGCCAATTATAAAAAGCTAGATAGGAATCTTAAAAGCTCATGCGATAGGGCAGATGCCATACTTACCATATCAGAGAACAGCAAAAGGGAGATAGTAAGGTTTTTAAACGTACCGGAGGAAAAGGTATTTATCATAAATCCTGCTGTTGACCATTATATATATAGACCCATAGATGATATGGATGAAGTTGGGCGGGTAATAGATAAATACAATCTGCCGGATAAATATTTTCTATACCTTGGGACATTGGAGCCTAGGAAAAACATAAAATCCATAATAGAGGCATTTAAGATACTGAAGGACAGGCATAATTCAGATTATGGACTTGTCCTAGCAGGAAAAAAGGGATGGATGTACGATAGCATATTTGAGATGGTAAAGAGGCTGGAGCTTGAGGATAGTGTATTTTTTCCAGGATATATAGATGATAGTGATAAGCCATATTTATATGCTGGTGCAAGGGCATTTTTATTCCCTTCATTATATGAAGGCTTTGGCATGCCACCCCTTGAGGCAATGGCATGTGGTACCCCTGTTATTGTATCGAATACATCGTCTCTGCCAGAGGTAGTTGGGGACGCAGGGATCATGATACCCCCCAACGATATTGAAAAAATGAGTGATAGCATGTATAATATTGCACAAGATTATGAAAATTATAGCGATTTAAGGCAAAAGGGACTAAGGCAGGCTGATATGTTTAGCTGGGACAAGTCTGTAAAAGAGCTTTTATCCCTCTATAGCCTCATGGGGAGATAGATATGGAAAAATATAAAATGGCCATAAATGCCCTTATAATGGATGAGAAAAAAGCAGGTATTGGGAGTTATGTATTTGAGCTTTTAAATGAAATAAAAAATATACCCATTGATTTTTCTATAGATGTGCATATACAACAACATATGAAGCAATATTTTGATGATACACCTAATATTACCTTTGTTTCCCATGGAGATTTTTCATCCAGTAAAAGGAGAATTCTATACGAGCAGCTAAGGATGCCGCATGTATATAATAATGAAGGTTATGCACTGGTGCATTTTGTAGATTATCTATCTCCCGCTTTGCCCATCCGTGCAAAGCGGTTATTTACTTTACATGATTTATCATTTTTTAAGCTTCCCGAATGCTTTACAGCAGGTAGTAGGCATATAAAGCAGTTTTTTACCGATTGGGGAGTAAAAAGGGCCAGTGGTATAATATGTGTATCACAAAATACCAAGGATGACCTGTTAGATAGATACCCATTTATCAAGGAAAAGGATGTATATGTGATAAACCTTGGGGTAAATAGGAATATAAAGTTTACTAAAGATGACAAAAAAAAGAAAAATATATTGCATAAATTCGGAATAGATGATAGGTTTATATTGTATGTAGGCACATTGGAGCCTAGAAAAAATGTGGAGAGAATAGTTAAGGCCTATGGGATAGCAGTAAGGCAGGGAGGCATCCCTCAAAAATTAGTGCTTTGCGGTAAAGAGGGATGGAAGGCCGAAGGGATATTTAAGGCTATAGAGGATAGCGGATTAGAGGATCGCATAATAATAACAGGGTATGTATCAGATGATGAATTACCATATTTTTATAATGCCGCAGATATGTTTGTATACCCCTCCATATATGAAGGGTTTGGCCTACCGCCCCTAGAGGCAATGTCCTTTGGTGTGCCAACCATAACATCTAATACATCTTCACTTCCTGAAGTGGTGGGAGATGGGGCTATTACCGTTAATCCATACGATGAAGGGGAGATTGCCCTGGCAATTACAGATGTATTAAAAGATCCTCATAAAGCTAGTATGCTGGCTGAAAAGGGTAAGGGTAGGGCAGCGGGGTTTAGCTGGTACACTACTGCAAATGAGACTGTAGAGATATATAAAAAAATACTTATGGAGGATAATTACAGTTGAAAGTAGCGATTGTTCATGACTGGATAACCTGTCCTGGGGGGGCAGAGACAGTTATAAAGGAGATGCTTGAAGTCTTTCCCCAGGCACATATATATACATCCATATATAATGAGGATGTTATGGGCGGGTATTTCGGAGATACCCCCATATATACATCATTTATAAACAAAAAGCCCTTTGCAAAACGGAAACATTCCATATACTTAAACTATATGCCAAAGGCGTTTGAGAGCTTTGATTTAAATGGGTATGACGTGGTGATATCTTCGTCGACTAGCTGTGCAAAGGGTGTAATCACCGATGCCAATACCCTTCATATATGTTACTGCAATACGCCCATGCGCTACGCCTGGGATATGTATTTTGACTATATGGCAGGGGTCAATCCAATAGCTAAGGGGTATATAAAGAGATCCCTACATAAAATTCGCATATGGGACGTAGTATCGGCAAACAGGGTGGATTATTTTATAGCTAATTCCCATAATATAGCAAGGCGGATAAAAAAACACTATAGGCGGGGGTCTTATGTGATATACCCACCGGTGGATACCAGTATAGGTATGGAGAAAGGGATATCAGATGAAGGTTATTATCTAGTATTATCTAGGTTGGTAAAATATAAAAGGATAGACTTAGCAGTTTTGGCATTTAATAAGCTGAACAAACCATTGGTGGTGGCGGGAGAAGGGCCGGAGCTTGACAATCTAAAGGCTATGGCTAATCCTAATATAAAGTTTGTAGGTAGGATATCAGATGAGGAAAAGATAGATTATTTTAGAAGGTGTCGGGCTTTTGTATTTCCTGGTGAAGAGGATTTTGGTATAACTCCAGTAGAAGCCCAGGCCTTTGGAAAGCCGGTTATAGCCTATGGTAAGGGTGGTGCACTGGAAACGGTAATAGACGGTAAAACCGGTGTGTTCTTCTACGATCAGGATGCAGATAATCTAGCTGATGCGGTGGACAGGCTGGAGGGGCTGGAGTTTAACCCAGAGGCAATAAGGGAAAATGCCCTTAAATTTGATAAAGGGGCATTTAAAAAGCAATTGGAGGATTTTGTGATGGACAAGTATCGTATTTTTAATACAGAAGAGTGGTGAAATTATGTTAGCACCAAAACATTCTATACGAAAGCGATGGATAATGCTCCTGGATGTTATTTTGACCATAATATCGTTTATACTTGCGTATTATACCAGGACTTTTGATATATTTCATAAACACGGAAAGCTATATGATTTTGAACAGTACACATGGTTATTGTGGGTGATAATACCCACTTGGCCCATAATACTAAAGCAGTTTGGACTATATAATGGGGTTATACACGGTGATATAAAAAAACTAATAGGTGCCCTTATGAAGACCGTTATAGTAGGTTCTCTCATATTAGCATCTGCAATATTTATAACCAAACACGCCCTTTTTAGTCGTTTATTTGTAGGTTTTTTTATAGTATATAATTTTACATTCCTATTAGTAGAAAAATTAACTTTAAGGCACCTTTATATGAAAAAGCGGGACAAGGTGCGTGGAAGCAGATTAGCCCTCGTTTCCACTGATGAAGGTGTAGTAAAATTTTTGCGCCTTATGGAGCTGGAAGAGGATATAAGGGTAAGCATAGCAGGGTATTTTAGCATAGATAATGGTAGGGACACCATTGAAGGTATACAGTGTTTAGGGCCAATTGACTGGCTGGGGAATTATATAAAGAATCAGCCCATAGATGAGGTTATATTTATACTGCCAAAGGATTATATAAGCGAGATAGAACCATATATTGCAGATTGTGAAGAGATGGGCATAACGGTGCATATGCTTTTGGATCTATACAATCTCAAGATATCAAAAACCAAGGTGAGCTATTTAGGTCATATACCCCTGCTTACATTTTATACGGTGACACTAGATGAGGGCGCCCTTTTATTGAAACGGATACTCGATATTATAGGGGCTATAGTAGGACTTATAATAACAGGTATATTGTTTGTAATATTTGCACCCATTATAAAAAAGGAATCTCCGGGTCCGGTATTTTATTCCCAACCCAGGGTGGGCAAAAATGGCAGGGTATTTAAGCTCTATAAATTTAGATCTATGTACCAGGATGCCGATGAACGCAAGAAGGAACTGGAGCATCTTAATATGATGAAGGGTGCCATATTTAAGATAGAGGATGATCCAAGGATAACCAAGATAGGTAAGTTCATGCGTAAATATAGCTTAGATGAATTTCCCCAGTTCTATAATGTACTAAAGGGCGATATGAGCCTGGTAGGGACACGTCCCCCCACCCTTGAAGAGGTGGAGCATTATGAAAATTGGCATAGGAGGCGTCTTAGCATAAAACCCGGCATAACGGGGATGTGGCAGGTAAGTGGACGCAATGAAATAGAGGATTTTGATGAAATAGTAGCTTTGGATGTAAAGTATATAGACAACTGGTCCATAGCCCTTGATCTAAAGATAATATTCAAGACCATAGGTGCGGTGTTTAATAAGACGGGCATGTAATATTTTACATTTGTTTACTTTTATATGGCTATATGATAAAATTATAAGTTGTTTAAGTAAAGGTGGCGAAACTTTTTATATGATAAAGGATATAAAGGATGTATATAGTTACAGGGAGATGCTTAGAAGCCTGGTTAAAAAGGATTTGCGTACTAGATACAAGGGCTCCTTTTTAGGTTTTCTATGGACATTTGTAAATCCCCTATTGCAGCTTGTGGTTTATACGGTGATATTTTCTACCATAATGCGTATGAATATAGATAAATTCTATATGTTTTTGTTTGTGGCATTAGTACCTTGGATATTTTTTTCTACATCGGTACAGCTTAGCACAAGCAGTATAGTTGGGAACAAGGAACTGGTAAAGAAGATATATTTTCCTAGGGTAGTGCTGCCTATGGCAGTGGTTAATTCCGGATTTATGAACATGCTTTTTTCTTTTGTAATAGTACTAATTGCCGTTTTAATATCTGGTATTGGCATAAACTGGACTATAATATATTTACCCCTTGTAATGTTGGCTGAGTACATACTTACATTGGGTTTTTCCATACTCTTCTCTGCCCTTAATGTATATTTTAGAGATCTTGAACATCTCCTAGGTATAATACTTATGGCGTGGTTTTATTTTACGCCCATAGTATTTCCGGTTGAGATGATACCTGCAAAATATTTTAAGCTGTTTATGCTAAACCCAGTAACCCATGTAATATTGCCCTACAGGGATATACTCTATTACGGAGTGGCACCTGATATTAAGATGATAGGGATTAGTATACTCATAGGCTTATTGCTTCTTATATTCAGTTTTGAAGTATTTGATAGATTACAGAAGAATTTTGCGGAGGAGATCTAGATGGTAGTCATAAAAGCGAAAGATGTATGGAAAAAGTACAGGATATATTACGATAGGGGTACTACCTTAAAGGAGAAGGTATTATTCAGGAAGAGGAATAGATATGAGGACAGATGGGTATTAAAAGGCGTAACGCTGGATATAGAAAAGGGTTGGGCTGTAGGTCTTATAGGTGAAAACGGCTCAGGGAAAAGTACCCTGCTTAAATTGTTTACCAGAATAATATATCCCAATAAAGGTGCTATAGAGATGACAGGCAAGGTGGCGAGTCTCTTGGAACTGGGAGCCGGGTTTCACCCGGATATGACAGGGCGGGAGAATATATATACCAATGCCTCTATATTTGGACTTACAAAGGAAGAGATAGATGCACAGCTGGATGATATAATAGCATTTTCAGAGCTTGAAGAGTTTATAGACAATCCTGTGCGTACATACTCCTCAGGTATGTATATGCGCCTAGCCTTTGCAGTGGCTATAAACGTAAAGGCCGACATACTCCTAATAGATGAGATATTGGCAGTTGGTGATGTGAATTTTCAGAAAAAATGTTTTAACAAGCTGAAGGAGCTAAAAAGGGAAGGTACTACAATAGTAATAGTATCCCATGATCTATCTAGCATAGAAAATATGTGTGATATGGCAGTATGGCTCAATAAGGGCGAGGTAAAGGCTATAGGTAATACCAAGCAGGTAATAGATGATTATATGCAGTACATGAATAGAAAACGGGAGATTGCCATAGAAAAGGAGCATGGACAGCATGAAGATCAGGGGAAACAACAGAAGAATGATGAGGGTAAGCAGCCTCTTAAGAGTGCTGAAGCCAAATCTAACGAAGACGATGGGGTAAAATGGGTAGACAATGCGAAGCGTTGGGGTAGTCGTGATATAGAGATAATTAATGTAACGATGGTAGATGATGGGGGAACAGAAAGACACAGTGTAAACTGGGGTGATAGGGTGTGTATACGTATATCCTATAAACGCCACAGACCAGTAGATGAGCACGTATTTGGTATAGGTATAACAAATCAAGATGATATACATTGCTATGGGACTAATACAGATATAGACGGTATAGAGATAGAAGAGATAGAGGACGAGGGTATTATAGATTTTGTAATTGATAAGATGACTTTAGTTGAAGGTAGATATTTCATAGATGTTGCTGCTCATGCAAAAGATGGGAGGGCGTATGACTATAGAAGGGGTATTTATGAATTTATGGTGGTGTCTCCCATAAAGGATGTAGGAGTAGCAAGGCTAGGGCATGAATGGATATTAAAATAAACATGCGGGGTGATAAAATGAGTGATGATTTTTTGGAAATAAGGGATGATACCGTAGATGTTCAGGAGATAATGGCGGACATAAGAAAGAGCCTTAAAGAACGGGGTATACATGAAGAGGACTTTCCTAATGTACTATCCTTTGTAGGTCAGGGCGGTATGCCTGGTGAAAGTATACAGGATGATATGCTGACGATAAATAGTGAATGGGAGGTAGTGGCAGATAGGCCTATTACGTCCCATAGAAAGGTTTTGGGGCCTATTATAGTGTTCTTTAAAAAGGCGATTAGAAAGTGTCTTAGATGGTACATAAACCCCATTGTTGATAAACAGCGAACATTTAATGCTGCTATTGTACGGGTTATAAATAGTATAAAAGGCAGTCAAGATGAAACTCAGGCTAGAATAGCCCAGCTGGAAGGGGAAATAGGCAGGTTGCAGCAGGAACTAAATGCAGGGGATACTATTAGGCGTATGCAGGCTGTAGAGGATAATATACGCGGAATAAATAAAGGCATGCAAAAGCAAAAGGAAATATCCCTTATAACTTCAGAGCGGGTAAGGCGCATAGAAGGTGCCTTAAAGAGAGAAGGGCGTATAGAGAATGGGACATCGTCAATTCCTGAGGTGCAATATGAGGATGCAGATATAGACTATTTTCTATTTGAACAGATGCATAGGGGCAGTCGTGAGGAGATAAAGGATCGACAAAGGGTATACCTTAAATATTTTGAAGATAAAGAGCATATATTGGATATTGGTTGTGGACGAGGTGAATTCATAGAACTTCTCATGGATGAAGGTAAGACTGACGTAAAGGGAATAGACTTAAATGATGATATGGTAATCTATTGCAAAGAACAGGGCTTACCAGTGGAAAAGATAGATGCTTTAAGTTATTTAAAGGAAATACAGCAAGGGGAAGTGGAGGGTATATACATGGGACAGGTGGTAGAACACCTATCTCCTGCTGATATGGTACGCATAATACGTATGGCCTATGAAAAATTAGCAAAAGGTGGGGTATTTATAGCAGAGACAGTAAATCCCATGTGTTTATCCGTATTTGCCAATGCGTTTTATGTAGATCCTTCCCATGTAAAACCTGTTCATCCTTTGACTTTGGAATTTATAATGCAGACTCAAGGGTTTAGAAATGTTGAAACTATATATCTCTCAGAGATAAAGGAAAAACTTCCGCAGATTAAGGGAAATGGAATAAGTAACGCAGATGAATTTAATAAGGGTATAGATAGACTAAATAACCTTTTATTTAGCAATCAGGACTATGCTATAATAGGTTGGAAATAGGGATGATGATATGAAGAAGATAGCATTTGTACCTCCGTGGTTTGGATTAAAAATTCCTGGGGGAGCAGAGGCTGCCTGCCGGGATATAGCATTTCATTTGAAGGATGCGGGGGTAGAGGTAGAAATACTGACTACTTGTGTTGAGAAGTTTGCAAGTGATTGGAATGTAAATTACTATAGACCAGGGGTTGAGATTATAGAAGGGATCCCTATTAAGAGATTTAAGGTAACAAAAAGGGATACAAAGGCATTTGATAGGGTAAATGCAAAACTCATAAAGGGTATGCCGGTTACATTGGAAGAAGAGGAGATATTCTTCCGTGAGATGGTAAATAGTGAGGCCCTCTAT
Encoded proteins:
- a CDS encoding MetQ/NlpA family ABC transporter substrate-binding protein — translated: MKKFITSILVLVISISLFVGCSEKGKDDNLIRIGVSPEPHGKMVELVKEDLEKEGIKLKIIEFTDYIKPNLALAEGELDANFFQHEPYMNEFKEKKKIDIVSIGGVHIEPMGLYSSKIDSIDELEENAEIAIPNDPTNGGRALLLLEKFGLIKLKEGVGVLATENDIEENPKNLKITPLEAAQLPRILKDVDGAVINGNFALQAGLIPTKDAVILEEKDSPYANIIAVRTEEKDEEKFVKLMEALRSEKIKKYIEENYNEGVIPAF
- a CDS encoding cyclic-di-AMP receptor, with the translated sequence MKLVIAVVQDEDAHKLISTLMGEGYGVTKLATTGGFLKAGNTTLLIGIDNDKMDEVISIIEKICKSRKQVATSPSPIAGTAGVYVPYPVEVTIGGATVFVVDVEKFVKL
- a CDS encoding YaaR family protein: MKIDGINYRRENFSQIQDRALAMSAGSNSAISFEDALHGSHYKVVSEQLAEIIADIDEQGRRLSKNRRLEDLVHYKRAVARFLDTAMENMFELKRDTSFDRWGGHNIHTIAKLVDEKLGELTRQILDKEQDRIDIVSIIDDIRGLLMDVFT
- the holB gene encoding DNA polymerase III subunit delta' gives rise to the protein MNSFKIHGQSVLVDKLSGIVSSGRIAHAYLFTGPEGIGKRTIADWFAQTILCTGQTDKPCGVCHSCIQYQSGNHPDVVYVEPEGNKIKVDSIRDNVITAAHVKPYQSRYKIFMIDDAHTMNVNAQNALLKTLEEPPDFVIIMMMSDNDNSMLQTVLSRCQRIPIPPLSDSEICQIIKENVEISEEDAFVYAKLSEGIPGRGIKLAGSSDFRNLRNGVLDIMVKMFNIPMWEVFEHTSFFIENKEDMGTILDILLLWLRDIMVYKETGDDRLILNMDKISSIRQEAKLFTINGIQCMIEEVEKTKKMLDSNTNYQLTIENLLMAFRREKGQYA
- a CDS encoding PSP1 domain-containing protein, which codes for MLKQLVAGVRFKKAGKIYYFAPNDIELCAGDHVIVETARGIEYGEVVVAPKYVSEDDIVSPLKNVIRKATQEDEDKVQDNLNKAKDAFDICIKKIEEHDLPMKLIDVEYTFDNNKIIFYFTAEGRVDFRELVRDLASIFRTRIELRQIGVRDEAKMVGGLGICGHNMCCCAFLGEFDPVSIKMAKEQGLSLNPAKISGVCGRLMCCLRYEQCTYEKARRKMPRVNAGVITSYGHGTVVETNVLLETAKVKVLLEDGTYEVLEFKVDDIEVLKNQAASEDIDIEIDEELDEEIKSLLDD
- a CDS encoding DUF362 domain-containing protein, giving the protein MAHKISEECIACGACQAECPVDAISEGDGIYVIDADTCIDCGACADVCPVGAPQPEE
- a CDS encoding glycosyltransferase family 4 protein; this encodes MRIAIEIQPILEKHMTGVGFYTYEMVKRLRDLKALEDEYYLLGMDFFNNANRLDPYLDKKVELRTNGMMHYGIYRRIWHLMPFLDYGKFFGTEADIFHFFNFVSPPYVKGKTIVTVYDMVYKMFPDTMEKANYKKLDRNLKSSCDRADAILTISENSKREIVRFLNVPEEKVFIINPAVDHYIYRPIDDMDEVGRVIDKYNLPDKYFLYLGTLEPRKNIKSIIEAFKILKDRHNSDYGLVLAGKKGWMYDSIFEMVKRLELEDSVFFPGYIDDSDKPYLYAGARAFLFPSLYEGFGMPPLEAMACGTPVIVSNTSSLPEVVGDAGIMIPPNDIEKMSDSMYNIAQDYENYSDLRQKGLRQADMFSWDKSVKELLSLYSLMGR
- a CDS encoding glycosyltransferase family 4 protein, whose protein sequence is MEKYKMAINALIMDEKKAGIGSYVFELLNEIKNIPIDFSIDVHIQQHMKQYFDDTPNITFVSHGDFSSSKRRILYEQLRMPHVYNNEGYALVHFVDYLSPALPIRAKRLFTLHDLSFFKLPECFTAGSRHIKQFFTDWGVKRASGIICVSQNTKDDLLDRYPFIKEKDVYVINLGVNRNIKFTKDDKKKKNILHKFGIDDRFILYVGTLEPRKNVERIVKAYGIAVRQGGIPQKLVLCGKEGWKAEGIFKAIEDSGLEDRIIITGYVSDDELPYFYNAADMFVYPSIYEGFGLPPLEAMSFGVPTITSNTSSLPEVVGDGAITVNPYDEGEIALAITDVLKDPHKASMLAEKGKGRAAGFSWYTTANETVEIYKKILMEDNYS
- a CDS encoding glycosyltransferase → MKVAIVHDWITCPGGAETVIKEMLEVFPQAHIYTSIYNEDVMGGYFGDTPIYTSFINKKPFAKRKHSIYLNYMPKAFESFDLNGYDVVISSSTSCAKGVITDANTLHICYCNTPMRYAWDMYFDYMAGVNPIAKGYIKRSLHKIRIWDVVSANRVDYFIANSHNIARRIKKHYRRGSYVIYPPVDTSIGMEKGISDEGYYLVLSRLVKYKRIDLAVLAFNKLNKPLVVAGEGPELDNLKAMANPNIKFVGRISDEEKIDYFRRCRAFVFPGEEDFGITPVEAQAFGKPVIAYGKGGALETVIDGKTGVFFYDQDADNLADAVDRLEGLEFNPEAIRENALKFDKGAFKKQLEDFVMDKYRIFNTEEW